A region of Campylobacter armoricus DNA encodes the following proteins:
- a CDS encoding type II secretion system protein codes for MKKAFTIIELVFVVIILGVLAAIALPKFSSSKDEASTTQALGNLKIFISDINAYVLKNESLSSIALMSNVTNVKNEDLSSLQNATKELDFSVGNDEQCFKVFFVDKESVLLLAFAPNSSYKNKIENIANLKNQLLKEPNNQSTKTQLDELIRSLGESEIRSSSKSKSCQNLIHSKYFKDLISRVYFLNG; via the coding sequence ATGAAAAAGGCATTTACTATTATAGAGCTTGTATTTGTAGTGATTATACTTGGAGTTTTAGCTGCTATAGCTTTACCTAAATTTAGTTCTAGTAAAGATGAGGCTAGCACAACCCAAGCATTAGGAAATCTTAAAATTTTTATCAGTGATATTAATGCTTATGTTTTAAAAAACGAAAGTCTTTCAAGTATAGCTTTAATGAGTAATGTAACTAATGTTAAAAATGAAGATTTATCCTCTTTGCAAAATGCTACTAAAGAGCTAGATTTTAGTGTAGGTAATGATGAGCAGTGTTTTAAGGTGTTTTTTGTAGATAAAGAAAGTGTTTTGCTTTTGGCTTTTGCGCCTAATTCTTCATATAAAAATAAAATTGAAAATATTGCAAATTTAAAAAATCAACTTTTAAAGGAACCAAATAATCAAAGCACAAAAACTCAGCTTGATGAGCTTATAAGGTCTTTGGGCGAAAGCGAGATTAGAAGCTCATCAAAATCAAAGTCTTGTCAAAATTTAATTCACTCTAAATATTTTAAAGATTTGATTAGTAGAGTTTATTTTTTAAATGGATAA
- the dxr gene encoding 1-deoxy-D-xylulose-5-phosphate reductoisomerase: MIVLGSTGSIGVNTLFIAKEKNIAIEALSCGKNIKLLNEQIALFKPKFVCIQDEKDKILINHNKVFCGQDGLKTMIAECKSSLVINAIVGFAGLNSSLKAQKLGKTLALANKESLVVAGKFFDTSKIKAIDSEHAALKCLIDKRKDIKKLFITASGGAFYKYKIKDLKNASIKEALKHPNWSMGAKITIDSASMCNKLFEIIEAYHLYGIKQIDALIERKSLVHALCEFKDGGISAYFSHANMRLSIAQAILNTHNQSFIKNLDLLAMPNLKFEKISLKKYPIFSLKDKLLKEPDLGVIINSANEYMVYQFLAQKAQFLDIAKGIFKALDHFGVPKINQIEDVFEYDKQVRLYLNKEMK; this comes from the coding sequence ATGATTGTTCTTGGAAGCACAGGAAGTATAGGGGTTAATACTCTTTTTATTGCTAAAGAAAAAAATATAGCCATAGAGGCTTTATCTTGTGGTAAAAATATCAAGCTTTTAAATGAGCAAATAGCTCTTTTTAAGCCTAAATTTGTATGTATTCAAGATGAAAAAGATAAAATTTTGATTAATCATAATAAGGTATTTTGCGGTCAAGATGGCTTAAAGACGATGATAGCTGAGTGTAAAAGCTCTTTGGTGATAAATGCTATAGTAGGTTTTGCAGGATTAAATTCAAGTTTAAAAGCACAAAAGCTTGGTAAAACTTTAGCTTTAGCTAATAAAGAAAGTTTAGTAGTAGCAGGGAAATTTTTTGATACTTCTAAAATAAAAGCTATAGATAGCGAACACGCAGCACTAAAATGTTTAATAGATAAAAGAAAAGATATAAAAAAGCTTTTTATTACAGCAAGCGGTGGAGCCTTTTATAAATATAAAATCAAAGATTTAAAAAATGCTAGTATAAAAGAAGCTCTTAAGCATCCTAACTGGAGTATGGGAGCTAAGATTACTATTGATAGTGCAAGTATGTGTAATAAACTTTTTGAAATCATTGAAGCTTATCATCTTTATGGTATCAAACAAATAGATGCTTTGATAGAAAGAAAATCTTTAGTGCATGCTTTGTGTGAATTTAAAGATGGAGGCATAAGTGCATATTTTTCTCATGCAAATATGCGTTTATCTATAGCTCAAGCAATTTTAAACACACATAATCAAAGTTTTATCAAAAATTTGGATTTGCTAGCTATGCCAAATTTAAAATTTGAAAAAATTAGTTTAAAAAAATATCCTATATTTTCACTTAAAGATAAACTTTTAAAAGAGCCTGATTTGGGTGTGATTATTAATAGTGCAAATGAATATATGGTGTATCAATTTTTAGCTCAAAAAGCACAATTTTTAGATATAGCAAAAGGAATATTTAAAGCACTAGATCATTTTGGAGTGCCAAAGATTAACCAAATTGAAGATGTATTTGAGTATGATAAGCAAGTAAGGCTTTATTTAAATAAGGAAATGAAGTGA
- a CDS encoding autotransporter outer membrane beta-barrel domain-containing protein yields the protein MSYFTGGGIDFQSNQTSSLTNSFNSFVLNKHITHNNLSFTKKTFLSLATISFLATCANASITTINDKVSNGSITIANARSNISRDISGGGCSNRECTITDSKSGGVTISGNNGGTLTITDKGNITNNNKYGSGVLINGSATNVNINNSGTIDSTNTNNQSGNGISVEGNNNNNITITNSGSINSGTFNGIEIKGSNNTINNLTNSGIITGKGNGISVNGSNNVIKTLDNSGFISGIRTQNQGSIETIDNEGTIGGVTVQNQGSIKTIDNKGTIGSVFVDKNSVIQNLMNHGTINKDVLVIGNITSIINDENSVINGGIKTGPWNGSINTIINKGAIDGNDRGIYIASSTKLIENSGVISGNNAGIGTGNGANIQTISNSGTITGKKGDGLSIFSYGGGVKTVNNNGLIQGNNNGIIVYGEWGRTGTIDTINNDGRIIGKNNGINIQEFSGNNNLNTNIGTIISKGTILGQSGAGIRVGNGNQHVKNYIQLDGPNALIAGGKAGIHNKGTIGVNNNGTSVNNGNVIDLKNGATIASLKQEKDALKYDESGTAILNEGTIKGNISLDKSFIYGSVYNKNTIGGNISLNNKSYISSINNEKNIQGSIDLKEQSHINSILNNGTIEKGISLDKSTIGTIVNTGIIGNEASPLATQDITYGINNSGTIEKLINSSGDINNPNTDKDIHIYGGINNSGYIDIFNTGNIHGGITNSGTLILSNGHIHSGNGSTQASWHGGFIGKNNNGYHIENNDNGKVSIDGWYFNDLEYKGTTQEDIANRLENAIIVGGNNIGGISADKIYVNTSNLKLNTIYEGNTFFIDENGKVIGDKINNNAGVNANNIHSLSGIYDFLGLGEGRYIANVNVSELSGKTLAKSMVYSARLRNINISNILRDTTAKNFQTEFSQVLDMELSKKGEAYGNDADLLAELEDIFIPNKNPNAKNHSFLIPYYNHSSIKIGNSVGQLSANTTGLIGGSLRELPNDYGTIGFYLGYEDASKEQATQRLKFDDKTYYGGLTYYGVLARDGIDQYYISASTRFDYTTTDIEKTYKNIPATIESDTQTYGYGIDVKVGANYYNTLEIARITPEIGLSYYGMSNKNFSLKHIDGLREHYLAEQFNFIDASAALKWYKPWSDKLRSNVTIGAIVNLYEDAKGNLRLGANHFTTEVQTSKYYGFGQLGLSYNIANNADLSLNYAGAFTFDNTTSHTMFLKLGLWW from the coding sequence ATGTCTTATTTCACGGGGGGGGGTATTGATTTTCAATCAAACCAAACTTCATCTTTAACTAATTCTTTTAATTCGTTTGTTTTAAACAAACATATTACACATAATAATCTTTCTTTTACTAAAAAAACTTTTTTATCTTTAGCAACTATATCTTTTTTAGCTACCTGTGCTAATGCTAGTATTACAACTATTAATGATAAAGTTTCTAATGGTAGTATAACTATTGCTAATGCTAGAAGCAATATATCAAGAGATATTAGTGGTGGTGGTTGTTCTAATAGAGAATGTACTATCACAGATTCTAAAAGTGGTGGAGTAACTATAAGTGGTAATAATGGTGGAACTTTAACCATTACAGATAAGGGAAATATAACTAATAATAATAAATATGGTAGTGGAGTTTTAATTAATGGCAGTGCTACTAATGTAAATATTAATAATAGTGGAACTATTGATTCTACAAATACAAATAATCAAAGTGGTAATGGTATTAGTGTAGAAGGAAATAACAATAATAATATTACTATAACTAATAGTGGAAGTATCAATAGTGGTACTTTTAATGGAATTGAAATTAAAGGTAGTAATAATACTATAAACAATCTTACCAATAGTGGAATTATAACTGGTAAAGGTAATGGTATAAGTGTTAATGGTAGCAACAATGTAATTAAAACTTTGGATAATAGTGGGTTTATTAGTGGAATTAGAACTCAAAATCAAGGTTCGATAGAAACTATAGATAATGAGGGAACCATAGGAGGAGTTACAGTTCAAAATCAAGGCTCGATAAAAACTATAGATAATAAGGGAACTATAGGGAGTGTATTTGTTGATAAGAATAGTGTAATTCAAAATTTAATGAATCATGGAACTATTAATAAGGATGTACTTGTAATTGGGAATATTACAAGTATTATTAATGATGAAAATAGTGTGATTAATGGTGGTATCAAAACAGGACCTTGGAATGGATCTATTAATACTATTATAAACAAAGGTGCTATTGATGGTAACGATAGAGGAATTTATATTGCTAGTAGTACAAAACTTATAGAAAATTCTGGAGTGATTTCTGGAAATAATGCGGGTATAGGTACTGGTAATGGTGCAAATATCCAAACAATATCAAATTCTGGAACTATTACAGGTAAAAAAGGAGATGGATTAAGCATTTTTTCTTATGGAGGAGGTGTTAAGACAGTCAATAATAATGGTTTAATACAAGGCAATAACAATGGTATTATAGTATATGGTGAATGGGGACGAACAGGAACAATAGATACTATAAATAATGATGGTAGAATTATAGGTAAAAATAATGGTATAAATATACAAGAATTTTCTGGTAATAATAATTTAAACACTAATATAGGTACTATAATAAGCAAAGGTACTATTTTAGGTCAAAGTGGTGCGGGTATTCGTGTAGGTAATGGTAATCAACATGTTAAAAACTATATCCAATTAGATGGTCCTAATGCTCTCATAGCAGGTGGTAAAGCAGGCATACATAATAAAGGAACCATAGGTGTAAATAATAATGGAACTTCTGTAAATAATGGTAATGTTATTGACTTAAAAAATGGCGCAACCATAGCTAGCCTAAAACAAGAAAAAGATGCCCTAAAATATGATGAAAGTGGCACAGCTATACTTAATGAAGGAACTATCAAAGGTAATATCTCTTTAGATAAATCTTTCATTTATGGAAGTGTTTATAATAAAAACACTATAGGTGGTAATATATCTTTAAATAATAAATCTTATATTAGCTCTATAAACAATGAAAAAAATATTCAAGGCTCTATAGACTTAAAAGAACAATCTCACATTAATAGTATTTTAAATAATGGAACTATAGAAAAAGGAATAAGTCTTGATAAAAGTACTATAGGCACTATAGTAAATACAGGCATTATAGGTAATGAAGCTAGTCCTTTAGCTACTCAAGATATTACTTATGGTATTAATAATAGTGGCACTATAGAAAAACTTATCAATTCTTCAGGAGATATTAACAATCCTAATACTGATAAAGATATTCATATATATGGTGGTATTAATAATAGTGGTTATATAGATATATTTAATACAGGTAATATTCATGGTGGTATTACCAATAGTGGAACTTTAATCCTTAGTAATGGACACATTCATTCTGGAAATGGTTCTACTCAAGCTTCTTGGCATGGAGGCTTTATAGGTAAAAATAACAATGGCTACCATATAGAAAACAATGACAATGGTAAAGTTAGTATAGATGGTTGGTATTTTAATGATTTAGAATACAAAGGAACTACTCAAGAAGATATAGCAAATAGATTAGAAAATGCCATTATAGTAGGTGGAAATAATATAGGTGGTATTAGTGCAGATAAAATCTATGTAAATACAAGCAATTTAAAATTAAATACAATCTATGAAGGCAATACTTTCTTTATTGATGAAAATGGTAAAGTAATAGGTGATAAAATAAACAATAATGCAGGTGTAAATGCTAATAACATACATAGCTTATCAGGAATTTATGACTTTTTAGGTTTAGGTGAAGGTCGATATATAGCTAATGTTAATGTATCAGAATTAAGTGGTAAAACTCTAGCTAAATCTATGGTATATTCAGCTAGATTAAGAAATATAAATATTTCTAATATATTAAGAGATACTACAGCTAAAAACTTCCAAACAGAATTTTCTCAAGTATTAGATATGGAATTATCTAAAAAAGGTGAAGCTTATGGTAATGATGCTGATTTATTAGCTGAATTAGAAGATATATTTATACCAAATAAAAATCCAAATGCAAAAAACCATTCTTTCTTAATTCCTTATTATAATCATTCATCTATTAAGATAGGAAATAGTGTAGGACAATTAAGTGCTAATACTACAGGTTTAATAGGTGGTTCTTTAAGAGAATTACCAAATGATTATGGTACTATAGGTTTTTATTTAGGTTATGAAGATGCTTCTAAAGAACAAGCCACTCAAAGATTAAAATTTGATGATAAAACTTATTATGGTGGTTTAACTTATTATGGAGTATTAGCAAGAGATGGTATAGATCAATACTATATTAGTGCTAGTACAAGATTTGATTATACTACAACAGATATAGAAAAAACTTATAAAAATATACCTGCTACTATAGAAAGTGATACTCAAACTTATGGTTATGGGATAGATGTAAAAGTAGGTGCTAATTATTATAATACCTTAGAAATAGCTAGAATAACTCCTGAAATTGGTTTGAGTTATTATGGTATGAGTAATAAAAACTTTAGCTTAAAACATATAGATGGTCTAAGAGAGCATTATTTAGCAGAACAATTTAACTTTATAGATGCAAGTGCTGCTTTAAAATGGTATAAACCTTGGAGTGATAAATTAAGATCAAATGTAACTATAGGTGCTATAGTAAATCTTTATGAAGATGCTAAAGGTAATTTAAGATTAGGTGCTAATCATTTTACTACAGAAGTACAAACTTCTAAGTATTATGGCTTTGGTCAATTAGGACTTTCTTATAATATAGCTAATAATGCTGATTTATCACTAAATTATGCAGGAGCATTTACATTTGATAATACTACCTCTCATACTATGTTTTTAAAACTAGGTTTATGGTGGTAA
- a CDS encoding phosphatidate cytidylyltransferase, producing MFSKTRILSAIVMIAVIVVVALINNFFINLAIFAALLFLAFNEAKTMFKSKYANAFTGVCIFIIGAFLDKPFFIGIMALILILGYLVYKKSENLNELMPYIYPTLPILMLYQVLSYEGMFVLFWLIVIVVACDSGAYFIGKLIGERAFSPTSPNKTLEGVVGGVVCAGILGTIIGSFEFSVVKSIYISLIVAVFAVIGDLLESYFKRQAGIKDSGNLIPGHGGVLDRIDAVIIAAFAMATLV from the coding sequence ATGTTTTCAAAAACAAGAATTCTTAGTGCTATTGTGATGATAGCAGTGATTGTTGTAGTTGCTTTGATAAATAATTTTTTTATTAATCTTGCTATTTTTGCTGCATTATTATTTTTAGCTTTTAATGAAGCAAAAACTATGTTTAAAAGTAAATATGCAAATGCTTTTACTGGGGTATGTATTTTTATCATAGGAGCTTTTTTGGATAAGCCTTTTTTTATAGGTATTATGGCTTTGATTTTGATTTTGGGATATTTAGTTTATAAAAAAAGCGAGAATTTAAATGAACTTATGCCTTATATATATCCAACTTTGCCTATTTTGATGCTTTATCAAGTATTAAGTTATGAAGGTATGTTTGTGTTATTTTGGCTTATAGTGATTGTCGTTGCTTGTGATAGTGGAGCGTATTTTATAGGAAAGTTAATTGGCGAGAGGGCTTTTTCTCCAACAAGTCCAAATAAAACTTTAGAAGGTGTTGTGGGAGGAGTAGTTTGTGCAGGAATTTTAGGAACTATAATAGGCTCTTTTGAATTTAGTGTGGTAAAAAGTATTTATATATCTTTGATTGTAGCTGTTTTTGCTGTGATAGGGGATTTGTTAGAGAGTTATTTTAAAAGACAAGCAGGCATTAAAGATAGTGGTAATTTAATCCCAGGGCATGGTGGAGTTTTAGATAGAATTGATGCTGTTATCATTGCAGCATTTGCAATGGCAACTTTGGTATGA
- a CDS encoding NFACT RNA binding domain-containing protein: MKYTDLIQIKDYFKQFQRINYLKRLDDNVLELSLDHHSFIVDLTRGKSGIYQDKIQAKTYNAPFDFMLKKYFSNARILNLEVLENNRILSFEVLSEKSYKAYGAKIYFEFTGKNTNVIITDTNEIVIEALRHIDKSYRIVKIGEQLQALKAYEIKEDFVKIDNFDIYFKDIAKKLQQNRLKEIKENKLLNIDKKILNLKESIANLEQEDIMLEKAQNLSQKADILFANLNSLKDYQREFILQDFNGKELEFKLDDTPKNTANEFYKMVKKLKQKAKNINIEREILNEKLDFLINLKDLIFKSASLRELEILMPKKAKNTKKEELNAGVSSFYFDEFKISVGRNEKANEYLLKVAKKDDIWLHVKDYPSAHVIITSNKLKISQLVLEFAAKLCVEFSKLSSGAYLVDYTSKNFVKIREKAFVNYTNYKTISILKE, encoded by the coding sequence ATGAAATATACAGATTTAATACAAATAAAAGATTATTTTAAACAATTTCAAAGAATAAACTATCTTAAAAGACTTGATGATAATGTTTTAGAGCTTAGTTTAGATCACCATTCTTTTATAGTAGATTTAACGCGTGGTAAAAGTGGAATTTATCAAGACAAAATTCAAGCAAAAACTTACAATGCACCTTTTGATTTTATGCTTAAAAAGTATTTTTCTAATGCAAGAATTTTAAATTTAGAAGTATTAGAAAATAACAGAATTTTATCTTTTGAGGTTTTATCAGAAAAATCTTACAAAGCTTATGGAGCTAAAATTTATTTTGAATTTACAGGTAAAAATACCAATGTAATCATCACAGATACAAATGAGATTGTAATAGAAGCTTTGCGTCATATAGATAAAAGCTATCGCATTGTAAAAATAGGCGAGCAATTGCAAGCTTTAAAAGCTTATGAAATTAAAGAAGATTTTGTAAAAATTGATAATTTTGATATTTATTTTAAAGATATTGCTAAAAAATTGCAACAAAATCGTTTAAAAGAGATCAAAGAAAATAAGCTTTTAAATATTGATAAAAAAATTCTAAATCTTAAAGAAAGTATTGCGAATTTAGAGCAAGAAGATATTATGCTAGAAAAAGCGCAAAATTTAAGCCAAAAAGCGGATATTTTATTTGCAAATTTAAATTCTTTAAAAGATTACCAAAGAGAATTTATTTTACAAGATTTTAATGGTAAAGAGCTTGAATTTAAGCTCGATGATACTCCTAAAAATACTGCTAATGAATTTTATAAAATGGTAAAAAAACTAAAACAAAAGGCTAAAAATATCAACATAGAAAGAGAAATTTTAAATGAAAAACTTGATTTTTTGATTAATTTAAAAGATTTGATTTTTAAAAGTGCTTCATTAAGAGAACTTGAAATTTTGATGCCTAAAAAGGCTAAAAATACAAAAAAAGAAGAACTCAATGCAGGGGTGAGTAGTTTTTATTTTGATGAGTTTAAAATTAGTGTAGGTCGTAACGAAAAAGCCAATGAATACTTGCTAAAAGTAGCAAAAAAAGATGATATATGGCTACATGTGAAAGATTATCCTAGCGCACATGTGATTATTACTTCAAATAAATTAAAAATAAGTCAATTAGTGCTAGAATTTGCTGCAAAACTTTGTGTTGAATTTTCTAAGTTAAGCTCAGGAGCTTATTTGGTCGATTATACAAGTAAGAATTTTGTTAAAATTAGAGAAAAAGCTTTTGTAAATTATACAAATTATAAGACCATAAGCATTTTAAAGGAGTGA
- a CDS encoding M99 family carboxypeptidase catalytic domain-containing protein, translating to MRFFLSILIVINVVFSLEFSVKENGKSLDDNNTVLILGGIQGDEPGGFHAASLLLSDYNITKGKIIVAPNLAFESIIARNRGNFGDLNRKFAHIDENDPDFHTIERIKKLILDPEVNMVINLHDGSGFYRPQYESKDKNPNRWGNTSIIDQSEVNSTKYADLENIAKEAVENINKALIKEEHQYHLKNTKTQENNDKDMLKALTYFVVSNHKAAFANEASKNLPTHLRVYYHLLAVEYYLKKANIEFKRTFDLTPNGVYKAIEKPLEVRLFNDKILLYLDKPAGAINFLPFPVNQTLNYQASNEITAVVSNANSYSINYGNRLQTRLYPEYFEFSNALDNIEMIVDDKNIQTNFAQKIMVKNNFKIPSIAGIRVNVIGFDRGVDESDILISKNQMQSRYSLDKKRKIYRVEFYELKNANLSDQILEKNSKFKEIKKVNIPTKDIEKAEKKDKFIGMILVEFQ from the coding sequence GTGAGATTTTTTTTAAGTATTTTGATTGTTATAAATGTGGTTTTTTCTTTAGAATTTAGTGTTAAAGAAAATGGAAAAAGCTTAGATGATAACAACACGGTTTTGATTCTTGGAGGAATTCAAGGTGATGAGCCAGGTGGGTTTCATGCTGCTAGTTTGCTTTTGAGTGATTATAATATTACTAAAGGTAAAATCATCGTTGCACCAAATTTAGCTTTTGAAAGCATTATTGCTAGAAATAGAGGGAATTTTGGAGATTTAAACAGAAAGTTTGCTCATATAGATGAAAATGATCCAGATTTTCACACTATAGAGCGTATAAAAAAGCTGATTTTAGATCCTGAAGTGAATATGGTCATAAATTTACACGATGGGAGTGGCTTTTATAGACCACAATATGAAAGCAAAGATAAAAATCCAAACCGCTGGGGTAATACTAGCATAATTGATCAAAGTGAGGTAAATTCTACTAAATACGCAGATTTAGAAAATATAGCCAAAGAAGCAGTGGAAAACATCAATAAAGCTTTGATAAAAGAAGAACACCAATACCATTTAAAAAATACCAAAACTCAAGAAAACAATGATAAGGATATGTTGAAGGCTTTAACATATTTTGTAGTGTCAAATCATAAGGCAGCCTTTGCAAATGAAGCAAGTAAAAACTTACCAACACATTTAAGAGTGTATTATCATCTTTTAGCAGTGGAGTATTATCTAAAAAAAGCAAATATAGAATTTAAAAGAACTTTTGATCTAACTCCAAATGGTGTTTATAAGGCCATTGAAAAACCTTTAGAGGTAAGACTTTTTAATGATAAAATTTTGCTTTATCTTGATAAACCAGCCGGTGCTATAAATTTTTTACCTTTTCCTGTTAATCAAACCTTAAATTATCAAGCAAGTAATGAAATCACAGCAGTAGTTTCAAATGCAAATTCATATTCTATTAACTACGGAAATCGTTTGCAAACTAGACTATATCCTGAATACTTTGAATTTTCAAATGCTTTGGATAATATCGAGATGATAGTAGATGATAAAAACATACAAACTAATTTTGCTCAAAAAATCATGGTAAAAAATAATTTTAAAATTCCTTCTATTGCTGGTATAAGAGTGAATGTTATAGGATTTGACAGAGGTGTTGATGAAAGTGATATTTTAATTAGTAAAAATCAAATGCAAAGTCGTTATTCTTTAGATAAAAAAAGGAAAATTTATAGAGTGGAGTTTTATGAGTTAAAAAATGCAAATTTATCTGATCAAATTTTAGAAAAAAATTCTAAATTTAAGGAAATTAAAAAAGTAAATATACCCACAAAAGATATAGAAAAAGCAGAAAAAAAAGATAAATTTATCGGTATGATTTTAGTGGAATTTCAATGA
- the tsaD gene encoding tRNA (adenosine(37)-N6)-threonylcarbamoyltransferase complex transferase subunit TsaD: protein MKNLILAIESSCDDSSIAIIEKNTFECIFHTKISQENAHSPYGGVVPELAARLHSEALPKILEKCQKYFDKLCAIAVTSEPGLSVSLIGGVAMAKMLAISLNLPLIAINHLKGHIYSMFLDKKANFDMGVLLVSGGHTMVLFIDKQGQINELARTNDDSFGESFDKVAKMMNLGYPGGAIIENLAKNIKESDLEFSIPLFHSKELAYSFSGLKNQVRLEILKQELTNERKSEIAFAFQKTAIAHIVNKLEKIFKEYKFKRFGIVGGASANLSLRSQIEYLCQSYQCELLLAPLEYCSDNALMIARAACEAYERKEFVSIEEDLINPKVKNLQGGL from the coding sequence ATGAAAAATTTAATCCTTGCTATAGAAAGTTCTTGTGATGATAGCTCTATTGCTATCATTGAGAAAAATACTTTTGAATGTATCTTTCATACAAAAATTTCACAAGAAAATGCACATAGTCCTTATGGTGGAGTAGTGCCTGAACTTGCAGCAAGATTACATAGTGAGGCTTTGCCAAAAATTTTAGAAAAATGCCAAAAATATTTTGATAAACTTTGTGCTATAGCAGTTACTAGCGAACCTGGTCTTAGTGTGAGTTTAATAGGCGGAGTAGCTATGGCTAAAATGCTAGCTATTAGTTTAAATTTACCACTCATTGCAATCAATCATTTAAAAGGACATATTTATTCTATGTTTTTAGATAAAAAAGCAAATTTTGATATGGGTGTGTTGCTTGTAAGTGGCGGACATACTATGGTGCTTTTTATTGATAAGCAAGGACAAATCAATGAACTTGCAAGAACAAACGATGATAGTTTTGGAGAAAGTTTTGATAAAGTAGCTAAAATGATGAATTTAGGTTATCCTGGTGGAGCTATCATAGAGAATTTGGCTAAAAATATAAAGGAAAGTGATTTAGAATTTAGCATACCTTTATTTCATTCTAAAGAATTAGCTTATAGCTTTTCAGGGCTTAAAAACCAAGTACGCTTAGAAATTTTAAAACAAGAACTCACAAATGAACGAAAAAGTGAAATTGCCTTTGCTTTTCAAAAAACAGCTATTGCTCATATTGTAAATAAACTTGAGAAAATTTTTAAAGAATACAAGTTCAAACGCTTTGGTATAGTAGGTGGTGCGAGTGCAAATTTAAGCTTAAGAAGCCAAATAGAGTATTTATGTCAAAGCTATCAATGTGAGCTTTTGCTGGCCCCACTTGAGTATTGTTCTGATAATGCTTTGATGATAGCAAGAGCAGCTTGCGAGGCTTATGAGCGTAAAGAATTTGTAAGTATTGAAGAAGATCTTATAAATCCTAAGGTTAAAAATTTACAAGGTGGATTATGA
- a CDS encoding NTP transferase domain-containing protein — protein MDEKIPYPCVILCGGKSSRMGEDKSLLQVDDKNLTFYQYEKMSKIFTQVFISTKKDNFHCQKLPLILDENLNNHSPLIALNSIFKHFQNTYIFILSVDTPNISKESIYKLFNCLTSQNILLANTKNHKHYLCGFYHSKNYEKTLQFLQENNHKLALFCATMKAEFIEFENENEFLNLNYFDDYKKWLNEKNHTIS, from the coding sequence ATGGATGAAAAAATTCCTTATCCTTGTGTGATTTTATGTGGTGGAAAATCTTCACGCATGGGAGAAGATAAAAGTTTATTACAAGTTGATGATAAAAATTTAACTTTTTATCAATATGAAAAAATGTCAAAAATATTCACCCAAGTTTTTATAAGTACAAAAAAAGATAATTTTCATTGTCAAAAACTACCACTTATTTTAGATGAGAATTTAAACAACCACTCTCCACTTATTGCTTTAAATTCTATATTTAAACATTTTCAAAATACTTATATATTTATCCTTAGTGTAGATACTCCAAATATAAGCAAAGAAAGTATTTATAAACTTTTTAATTGTTTAACTTCTCAAAATATACTTTTAGCAAATACAAAAAACCATAAGCACTATTTATGTGGTTTTTACCATAGTAAAAATTATGAAAAAACTTTACAATTTTTACAAGAAAATAATCACAAACTAGCTCTTTTTTGTGCTACAATGAAAGCAGAATTTATAGAATTTGAAAACGAAAATGAATTTTTAAATTTAAATTATTTTGATGATTATAAAAAGTGGCTTAATGAAAAAAACCATACTATTTCTTAG